The following coding sequences lie in one Kribbella sp. NBC_00709 genomic window:
- a CDS encoding NPCBM/NEW2 domain-containing protein, with amino-acid sequence MRRILGGVIAAALVAGAIATTTTPAVAAQATATAPAAVLSPTPYMGWNTYYGLGGDFTEDTIKSVADSLVDRGLAKAGYDIVWLDGGWQADQSRSDAGDLVPNPAKFPNGLKPLVDYIHSKGLKAGIYTDAGPYIPGKCGLGSGGHYQHDADTFAAWGFDAVKVDYLCGIAANLDPRTVYTEFAQALRNNASHRPMIFNLCNPVTSPDWGNYPESQQSINSWSYAPGIAQSWRTYTDVGFQGDIKFKDVLRNYDANARHPEVVKPGAFSDPDYLAPELGMTDEEFRTQLTLWAVAAAPLIVGSDVRKLSATTVGMLTDPDVIAINQDKAAVQAVRVGAAGTTETWVKRLADGGRAVVLLNRGDSAKTLTTTASAVGLHGSRFTLKNAWTNKVTESAGVISAAVPAHGTALFRVEPARGVPGIPHVTAGIPQVTKVGTDPQPADAAPVVAGGDELTVQVAVRNDGTLPVLKPTVTVAGGTGWIVKSLSKAPVLIAPGKQATFAFTAKLPAGAAPGTASLTAVTAYQTVLYGVQKQTTVLSPVVVAPAPPSGTVPLSHHSWITATSGWMSPTIDESVGGGNPIKLTGTTYPTGIGVASPSLIRYYVGKACSRLTGTVGIDDVVTNVGPEGGTSTFQVVGDGKVLFDSGVVDRFTPKQFDVDLTGVRVLDLVVGDAGDGGYNDRADWAAPTATC; translated from the coding sequence ATGAGGCGAATCCTGGGTGGGGTGATCGCGGCGGCGCTGGTCGCCGGCGCGATCGCGACCACCACAACCCCAGCTGTGGCGGCTCAGGCCACAGCTACAGCACCAGCCGCAGTGCTCAGCCCGACGCCGTACATGGGCTGGAACACGTACTACGGTCTCGGCGGCGACTTCACCGAGGACACCATCAAGTCCGTCGCGGACTCGCTGGTCGATCGCGGCCTGGCGAAGGCCGGGTACGACATCGTCTGGCTGGACGGCGGCTGGCAGGCCGACCAGTCGCGCAGCGATGCCGGCGACCTGGTCCCGAACCCGGCGAAGTTCCCCAACGGACTGAAGCCGCTCGTCGACTACATCCATAGCAAGGGACTCAAGGCGGGCATCTACACCGACGCCGGCCCGTACATCCCGGGCAAGTGCGGTCTCGGCAGCGGCGGCCACTACCAGCACGACGCTGACACCTTCGCGGCCTGGGGCTTCGACGCGGTCAAGGTCGACTATTTGTGCGGGATCGCGGCCAACCTGGATCCGAGGACGGTCTACACCGAGTTCGCCCAGGCGCTGCGGAACAACGCGAGCCACCGGCCGATGATCTTCAACCTCTGCAACCCGGTCACGTCGCCGGACTGGGGCAACTATCCCGAATCCCAGCAGTCGATCAACTCCTGGTCGTACGCACCGGGGATCGCGCAGTCGTGGCGCACGTACACCGATGTCGGCTTCCAGGGCGACATCAAGTTCAAGGACGTACTGCGCAACTACGATGCGAACGCGCGGCATCCGGAGGTGGTCAAGCCGGGTGCGTTCAGCGACCCGGACTACCTCGCGCCCGAGCTCGGGATGACCGACGAGGAGTTCCGGACCCAGCTCACGCTGTGGGCCGTGGCGGCTGCTCCGCTGATCGTCGGTAGCGACGTACGGAAGCTCTCCGCGACCACGGTCGGGATGCTGACGGATCCGGATGTCATCGCGATCAACCAGGACAAGGCCGCGGTACAGGCCGTCCGGGTCGGTGCCGCAGGTACGACGGAGACGTGGGTCAAGCGGCTTGCCGACGGCGGCCGGGCCGTCGTACTGCTGAACCGGGGTGACAGCGCGAAGACGCTGACCACGACCGCGTCGGCAGTCGGTCTGCATGGTTCGCGGTTCACGCTGAAGAACGCGTGGACGAACAAGGTGACCGAGAGCGCCGGCGTGATCAGCGCAGCGGTCCCGGCGCACGGTACGGCGCTGTTCCGGGTCGAGCCGGCTCGCGGCGTACCGGGGATCCCGCACGTGACCGCCGGGATCCCGCAGGTGACGAAGGTCGGCACGGACCCGCAGCCCGCTGATGCCGCGCCGGTGGTTGCCGGAGGCGACGAGCTGACTGTGCAGGTCGCGGTCCGCAACGACGGTACGCTGCCGGTGCTGAAGCCGACCGTGACCGTTGCCGGCGGCACCGGATGGATCGTCAAATCGTTGTCCAAGGCGCCGGTCCTGATCGCGCCTGGCAAGCAGGCAACTTTCGCCTTCACGGCGAAGCTTCCGGCCGGCGCTGCACCCGGAACCGCGAGCCTGACTGCAGTGACGGCGTACCAGACGGTTCTGTACGGCGTGCAGAAGCAGACGACCGTACTGTCGCCGGTGGTTGTCGCGCCGGCGCCGCCGAGCGGGACCGTGCCGCTGTCGCACCACTCGTGGATCACGGCGACGAGCGGCTGGATGTCGCCGACGATCGACGAGAGCGTCGGCGGTGGCAACCCGATCAAGCTCACCGGTACGACGTACCCGACCGGCATCGGCGTCGCGTCGCCGTCACTGATCCGGTACTACGTCGGCAAGGCCTGCTCGCGGTTGACCGGGACGGTCGGTATCGACGACGTGGTCACCAATGTCGGACCGGAGGGCGGCACGTCGACGTTCCAGGTCGTCGGTGACGGCAAGGTCCTGTTCGACAGCGGAGTCGTCGATCGCTTCACCCCGAAGCAGTTCGATGTGGACCTCACCGGCGTCCGCGTCCTCGACCTGGTGGTCGGCGACGCAGGCGACGGCGGCTACAACGACCGCGCCGACTGGGCCGCACCGACCGCAACCTGCTGA
- a CDS encoding alpha-galactosidase, giving the protein MKTWTLRGTTTSYVVGVPSHGQWAQLVAWGPHEGLAPVEIVGTEHFVPRADVEPLEYAVRGVRYTAPVDLVISGPDGSDELRPLFTNATHPTATDAHPGAISGVNPAGGPFTPRMQGVEGATAGVDPSNGSAAAAEEEVGAAVGELELGFVDDLRGVRLVLHYRMVGDVLERWVSVQNDGTDELTLQRHDSAGFVVPCGNMITYLWGEWNSEFQQASVTLPRGRFTIGSAQGITGHSYSPFLATDGDVAYGVQLAWSGSWEMSADVDTTGLLRIQAGRVSSSAGLRLEPGETWESPKAVGACSAEGADGLARVFHEYERAASRRRTPKVLYNSWFATEFDIRAEHQLELARRAASIGVETFVVDDGWFVGRSDDRGGLGDWEVDPAKFPDGLDGFIGQLKDIGLDFGLWIEPESVSPSSQLAAEHPEWILRTAGREPILIRNQLLLDLSRGDVTEFIWNTLDRLLSSYDIRYLKWDANRPRLDSGGQRRDVDGLVVANLYAILDRLRAQHPEVYVEGCAGGGARVDLGMASRVDTLWPSDNTAPLDRLRIQEGFRTGFAPHLMSSWVTDAIGTHDGRERSLDFRFHVAMAGVLGIGADLSRWSDEQLKTATRHIEQYKGFRELIAASKVYGLSAGVQYVGATRSVVFLWETGDGNVRGTLPTRPRRVPLAGLDPAKNYRVGDEVHPGSYLLQVGVAFDDPADSRCLIVEALD; this is encoded by the coding sequence GTGAAGACGTGGACGTTGCGCGGTACAACGACGTCGTACGTCGTCGGCGTCCCCTCGCATGGTCAGTGGGCACAGCTGGTTGCCTGGGGCCCGCATGAGGGTCTCGCTCCCGTCGAGATCGTGGGCACGGAACACTTCGTGCCGCGCGCAGATGTCGAGCCGTTGGAGTACGCCGTCCGCGGGGTCCGATACACCGCTCCCGTGGACCTGGTGATCAGCGGACCGGACGGCTCCGACGAACTCCGCCCACTCTTCACCAACGCGACCCACCCCACCGCAACCGACGCCCACCCGGGGGCCATTTCAGGGGTTAACCCCGCAGGTGGACCGTTCACCCCCCGCATGCAGGGGGTAGAAGGGGCAACCGCAGGGGTTGACCCCTCAAATGGTTCGGCGGCGGCGGCGGAGGAGGAGGTGGGGGCGGCGGTTGGGGAGTTGGAGCTCGGGTTTGTGGATGACCTCCGGGGCGTCCGGCTCGTCCTGCACTACCGGATGGTGGGAGATGTGCTGGAGCGGTGGGTTTCGGTGCAGAACGACGGCACCGACGAGCTGACGTTGCAGCGGCACGACTCGGCCGGGTTCGTGGTGCCTTGTGGGAACATGATCACGTATCTGTGGGGCGAGTGGAACAGCGAGTTCCAGCAGGCCTCGGTGACGTTGCCGCGGGGTCGGTTCACGATCGGGAGTGCGCAGGGGATCACGGGGCACTCGTACTCGCCGTTCCTCGCGACCGACGGGGATGTGGCGTACGGCGTACAGCTTGCATGGTCCGGGTCGTGGGAGATGTCGGCGGACGTCGACACGACCGGACTGCTGCGGATCCAGGCGGGGCGCGTGTCGTCGAGTGCCGGTCTGCGGCTCGAGCCAGGGGAGACCTGGGAGTCGCCGAAGGCTGTCGGCGCTTGCAGTGCTGAAGGCGCCGACGGGTTGGCGCGCGTCTTCCATGAGTACGAGCGGGCGGCGTCGCGTCGGCGTACCCCGAAGGTGTTGTACAACTCCTGGTTCGCGACCGAGTTCGACATTCGGGCGGAGCATCAGCTCGAGTTGGCGCGACGGGCGGCGAGTATCGGGGTCGAGACGTTCGTGGTCGACGACGGCTGGTTCGTCGGCCGGTCCGACGACCGGGGCGGTCTGGGGGACTGGGAGGTCGATCCGGCCAAGTTCCCCGACGGGCTGGACGGGTTCATCGGGCAGCTGAAGGACATCGGACTGGACTTCGGGTTGTGGATCGAGCCGGAGTCGGTCAGCCCGTCGTCGCAGCTGGCCGCCGAGCACCCCGAGTGGATTCTGCGTACGGCGGGGCGCGAGCCGATCCTGATCCGGAATCAGTTGCTGCTCGATCTGAGCCGGGGCGATGTCACGGAGTTCATCTGGAACACGTTGGATCGGCTGCTGTCGTCGTACGACATCAGGTACCTGAAATGGGATGCCAACCGGCCACGGCTGGACAGCGGCGGCCAACGCCGGGACGTCGATGGCCTGGTGGTCGCGAATCTCTACGCCATCCTGGATCGGTTGAGGGCCCAGCATCCCGAGGTTTACGTCGAGGGGTGCGCCGGGGGCGGGGCTCGGGTCGATCTGGGGATGGCCTCGCGGGTGGACACGTTGTGGCCGAGCGACAACACGGCCCCGCTGGATCGGCTCAGGATCCAGGAGGGGTTCCGGACCGGGTTCGCGCCGCATCTGATGAGCTCGTGGGTGACCGATGCCATCGGCACCCATGACGGCCGGGAGCGGTCCCTCGACTTCCGGTTCCACGTCGCGATGGCCGGCGTACTCGGGATCGGCGCGGACCTGTCCCGCTGGTCCGACGAGCAGTTGAAGACGGCAACTCGCCATATCGAGCAGTACAAGGGCTTTCGAGAATTGATTGCCGCTAGCAAGGTCTACGGACTGTCGGCCGGCGTGCAGTACGTCGGCGCGACGCGGTCCGTGGTGTTCCTGTGGGAGACCGGCGACGGCAACGTGCGCGGCACGCTGCCGACCCGGCCGCGGCGGGTGCCGCTGGCCGGGCTGGACCCGGCGAAGAACTACCGGGTGGGCGATGAGGTCCATCCGGGCAGCTACCTGCTGCAGGTCGGGGTCGCGTTCGACGACCCGGCCGACTCGCGGTGCCTGATCGTCGAGGCACTCGACTGA
- a CDS encoding carbohydrate ABC transporter permease, which produces MIRRVGYHVAMSVVSFLWVAPILWVIVISFRSFDDVAANGLGSLPHSFTLSTYKSAWEDADEFRALINSLLVTIPAVLLSLGLASIAAYGLARYSIPFRRTILLLMLMGNLLPPQILLIPISRFVELIGYYDTLIALIAVHVGFGLGFYTFVLHGFMRDLPREIQEAATIDGAGPGKIYSAVILPLTRPALAALGALSFTWIFNDLLWSITVIRSGEKMPVTPALLGLQGLFVSSWNVIAAGTVIAAVPTVAVFLRFQKHFVGGLAIGAVK; this is translated from the coding sequence ATGATCAGGCGGGTCGGGTACCACGTCGCGATGAGTGTCGTCTCGTTCCTGTGGGTCGCGCCGATCCTCTGGGTGATCGTGATCTCGTTCCGCAGCTTCGACGACGTCGCCGCGAACGGGCTCGGCTCGTTGCCGCATTCGTTCACGCTCTCGACGTACAAGTCGGCGTGGGAGGACGCGGACGAGTTCCGCGCGCTGATCAACAGTCTGTTGGTGACGATCCCGGCGGTTCTGCTCAGCCTCGGGCTGGCGTCGATCGCGGCGTACGGGCTGGCGCGCTACTCGATCCCGTTCCGGCGGACGATCCTGTTGCTGATGTTGATGGGGAACCTGCTGCCGCCGCAGATCCTGCTGATCCCGATCTCCCGGTTCGTGGAGCTGATCGGGTACTACGACACGCTGATCGCGCTGATCGCCGTCCATGTCGGATTCGGGCTGGGGTTCTACACGTTCGTGCTGCACGGGTTCATGCGGGACCTGCCGCGGGAGATCCAGGAGGCGGCGACGATCGACGGCGCCGGGCCGGGGAAGATCTACTCGGCGGTGATCCTGCCGCTGACGCGACCGGCGCTGGCGGCGTTGGGCGCGCTGTCGTTCACGTGGATCTTCAACGATCTGCTCTGGTCGATCACGGTCATCCGCTCCGGGGAGAAGATGCCGGTGACGCCGGCGCTGCTCGGTCTGCAGGGCCTGTTCGTGTCGTCGTGGAACGTGATCGCCGCCGGCACGGTGATCGCCGCGGTGCCTACAGTGGCGGTGTTCCTTCGTTTCCAGAAACACTTCGTGGGCGGATTGGCGATCGGAGCCGTCAAGTGA
- a CDS encoding carbohydrate ABC transporter permease, which yields MFWPALQGFWLALTSWDGLSAPRFVGFGNFGDMVSDPIFRTALKNTAIWLVLFGGLSVIGGFGMALLLQRERRGVGIYRAALFTPVVFSLVVTALIWRVFYQPDGLVDTVFRSVGLGNFVRPWLADPDTALYAVIVPALWRQIGYVMVLYLAGLKAVDPALYEAAKVDGASAWQRTRYVTIPQLKGVNSVVLSVIVIDSLRSFDIVWSMTRGGPYHSSELLSTYMYSTAFQSTQLGYASAIAVVIFLLALAVILGYLIRAFREES from the coding sequence GTGTTTTGGCCTGCGCTGCAGGGGTTCTGGCTGGCGTTGACGAGTTGGGACGGGTTGTCGGCGCCACGGTTCGTCGGGTTCGGCAACTTCGGGGACATGGTCTCGGACCCGATCTTCCGGACCGCGCTGAAGAACACCGCGATCTGGCTGGTGTTGTTCGGTGGACTGAGTGTCATCGGCGGGTTCGGGATGGCGCTGTTGCTGCAGCGCGAGCGGCGTGGGGTCGGGATCTACCGGGCCGCGTTGTTCACCCCGGTCGTGTTCTCGCTGGTGGTCACGGCGCTGATCTGGCGGGTCTTCTACCAGCCGGATGGACTTGTCGACACGGTGTTCCGGTCCGTTGGCCTGGGCAACTTCGTCCGCCCGTGGCTCGCCGACCCGGACACCGCGCTGTACGCCGTGATCGTGCCGGCACTGTGGCGCCAGATCGGCTACGTGATGGTGCTGTACCTGGCCGGCCTGAAGGCGGTCGACCCTGCGCTCTACGAAGCGGCGAAGGTCGACGGCGCATCCGCCTGGCAGCGCACCCGGTACGTCACGATCCCGCAGCTCAAAGGCGTGAACTCGGTCGTCCTCTCGGTGATCGTGATCGACTCGCTGCGCTCCTTCGACATCGTCTGGTCGATGACGAGAGGCGGTCCGTACCACTCGTCGGAGCTGCTCAGCACGTACATGTACTCGACCGCGTTCCAGTCCACCCAGCTCGGCTACGCGTCGGCGATCGCCGTGGTGATCTTCCTGCTCGCACTGGCCGTCATCCTCGGCTACCTCATCCGCGCCTTCCGGGAGGAATCATGA
- a CDS encoding ABC transporter substrate-binding protein — protein sequence MTGLAADRRTFLKGLGLLGAATLVPGCATSTKSPGSSSGATGELALQSNLSSEQAKAAMEKLVAAYNKTGGSQVKLNTVAAEIFRTQLPTYLTSSNPPDVYTWYAGSVADSYAKNDLLLDVTSVWDSMGNYSKAMQTLSTSSAGQKIFVPTSYYWWGMFYRKSNFAKWGVTPPKTWAEFVAVCKTIQGKGIPPIGIGLGDTPWVASAWFDYLNIRINGAPFHRQLLAGQGDFTDPKVKAVFTKWREVLPYFDPKGKSFPFQEATSALLGGKTGMFLIGTFFADSAPKDALDDIDFFQFPIIDPAVPVAEEAPTDGYFASKKVKDPEGTKKFLAWLATPEAQNIYVQSSSGTAIPANPDGKSADTALVKKGKAMIEGAAELTQFFNRDSSDALQPTADAALTKFLDKPDQIDKILADWQTAAQKVFKA from the coding sequence ATGACGGGTCTGGCAGCAGATCGGCGGACATTCCTCAAGGGACTCGGACTGCTCGGGGCAGCCACCCTGGTACCCGGGTGCGCGACCTCGACGAAGAGTCCGGGCAGCAGCAGCGGGGCCACTGGTGAGCTGGCGCTGCAGTCGAACCTCTCCAGCGAGCAGGCCAAGGCCGCGATGGAGAAACTCGTTGCCGCGTACAACAAGACCGGTGGGTCGCAGGTCAAGCTGAACACGGTGGCGGCGGAGATCTTCCGCACCCAGCTGCCGACGTACCTGACCTCGTCCAACCCGCCGGACGTCTACACCTGGTACGCCGGGTCGGTCGCGGACTCGTACGCGAAGAATGACCTGCTGCTCGACGTGACCAGCGTCTGGGACAGCATGGGCAACTACTCGAAGGCCATGCAGACGCTGTCCACCAGCAGCGCCGGGCAGAAGATCTTCGTCCCGACCAGCTACTACTGGTGGGGCATGTTCTACCGGAAGTCGAACTTCGCCAAGTGGGGCGTGACGCCGCCGAAGACCTGGGCCGAGTTCGTTGCCGTCTGCAAGACCATCCAGGGCAAGGGGATCCCGCCGATCGGCATCGGGCTCGGTGACACACCGTGGGTCGCGTCGGCGTGGTTCGACTACCTGAACATCCGGATCAACGGCGCCCCGTTCCACCGGCAGCTGCTCGCCGGCCAGGGCGACTTCACCGATCCGAAGGTGAAGGCTGTGTTCACGAAGTGGCGCGAGGTCCTGCCGTACTTCGACCCGAAGGGGAAGTCGTTCCCGTTCCAGGAGGCGACGTCGGCACTGCTCGGGGGCAAGACCGGGATGTTCCTGATCGGGACGTTCTTCGCCGACTCGGCGCCGAAGGACGCGCTGGACGACATCGACTTCTTCCAGTTCCCGATCATCGATCCTGCCGTACCGGTGGCCGAAGAGGCGCCGACCGACGGGTACTTCGCGTCGAAGAAGGTCAAGGACCCGGAGGGGACGAAGAAGTTCCTCGCCTGGCTGGCGACGCCGGAGGCACAGAACATCTACGTGCAGAGCTCCTCCGGTACGGCGATCCCGGCGAACCCGGACGGGAAGTCGGCCGACACCGCGCTGGTGAAGAAGGGCAAGGCGATGATCGAGGGCGCCGCCGAGCTCACCCAGTTCTTCAACCGCGACTCCAGCGACGCCCTCCAGCCCACCGCGGACGCCGCCCTGACCAAGTTCCTCGACAAGCCCGACCAGATCGACAAGATCCTGGCCGACTGGCAGACGGCGGCACAGAAGGTCTTCAAGGCGTGA
- a CDS encoding SDR family NAD(P)-dependent oxidoreductase, translating into MRLGGRVIVVTGAASGIGAACVERALTEGAQVVQVDIHPCKDLPGQAISVVGDVASPDTWAEVQSRGRDELGPIDGLVSNAVVVDVKPAHELSPPSWQRQLDVNLTAAFLGFQALYDDLIANAGSVVLVSSVHAIAGLPGHPAYAATKGALISLGRQLAVEYGRSIRVNTVLPGPVVTAMWDRVDAEGRERSAHATALGRLGQPDEVAQAVAFLLSSEASFVTAATLVVDGGWSAVKDSA; encoded by the coding sequence GTGCGGCTGGGTGGGCGGGTGATCGTGGTGACCGGGGCCGCGTCGGGGATCGGCGCGGCCTGCGTCGAGCGGGCGCTGACCGAGGGTGCGCAGGTCGTGCAGGTGGACATCCACCCGTGCAAGGACCTGCCGGGCCAGGCGATCAGCGTCGTCGGCGACGTCGCGTCGCCGGACACCTGGGCCGAGGTCCAGTCCCGCGGCCGCGACGAGCTCGGGCCGATCGACGGCCTGGTCAGCAACGCGGTCGTCGTCGACGTGAAGCCGGCCCATGAGCTCTCGCCGCCGTCCTGGCAACGCCAGCTCGACGTGAACCTGACCGCGGCCTTCCTCGGTTTCCAGGCGCTGTACGACGACCTGATCGCGAACGCCGGCTCCGTCGTACTGGTCTCCTCGGTGCATGCGATCGCAGGCCTCCCGGGACATCCGGCGTACGCCGCGACGAAGGGCGCGCTGATCTCGCTCGGGCGCCAACTGGCCGTGGAGTACGGACGCTCGATCCGGGTGAACACCGTGCTTCCGGGCCCCGTCGTGACGGCGATGTGGGACCGCGTCGACGCCGAGGGCCGCGAACGCAGCGCCCACGCGACGGCACTCGGACGGCTCGGGCAACCGGACGAAGTGGCGCAGGCGGTGGCGTTCCTGCTGTCGTCCGAAGCGTCGTTCGTGACAGCGGCCACCCTGGTCGTCGACGGCGGATGGTCCGCTGTGAAGGACTCGGCATGA
- a CDS encoding FadR/GntR family transcriptional regulator: protein MTGIQRGVSRGLHGQIVEVMADRILSGQIPEGATINVTELQADLGVSLTAVREALKVLTAKGLVDARQKRGTFVRPRSDWNLLDADMIRWHFKDADSRPELLEELHEVRGIVEPAAARLAALRSDDADLAALDEALAAMESADDNLAAAAADLAFHRALLAATGNELLTKMEVIMETGLADRDRLVHTVKPSDDPIPSHRLVVDAVRAHDPEGAELAMRELLAKAAEDLTEVRGSTRRRRR from the coding sequence GTGACGGGGATTCAGCGCGGGGTGTCGCGTGGGCTGCACGGGCAGATCGTCGAAGTGATGGCGGATCGCATCCTGTCCGGGCAGATCCCGGAGGGCGCGACCATCAACGTGACCGAGCTGCAGGCCGACCTCGGGGTCAGCCTGACCGCGGTCCGCGAGGCGTTGAAGGTGCTGACCGCGAAGGGCCTGGTCGACGCGCGGCAGAAGCGCGGTACGTTCGTCCGCCCGCGCTCGGACTGGAACCTGCTCGACGCGGACATGATCCGCTGGCACTTCAAGGACGCCGACTCCCGGCCCGAGCTGCTCGAGGAACTGCACGAGGTGCGCGGGATCGTCGAGCCGGCCGCGGCCCGGCTGGCCGCGCTCCGCTCCGACGACGCGGACCTCGCCGCACTCGACGAGGCGCTCGCGGCGATGGAGTCCGCGGATGACAACCTCGCCGCCGCGGCCGCGGACCTGGCGTTCCACCGGGCGTTGCTGGCGGCAACGGGCAACGAACTGCTGACGAAGATGGAAGTGATCATGGAGACCGGGCTCGCCGACCGCGACCGGCTGGTGCACACGGTGAAGCCGTCGGACGATCCGATCCCGAGCCACCGCCTGGTCGTGGACGCGGTCCGCGCGCACGACCCCGAGGGCGCCGAGCTCGCGATGCGGGAACTGCTGGCGAAGGCGGCCGAGGACCTGACCGAAGTTCGCGGATCGACCCGTCGGCGGCGCCGGTGA
- the dgoD gene encoding galactonate dehydratase encodes MKIEKIETFLVPPRWLFCRVETSDGVVGWGEPVVEGRAEVVRAAIDVLAEYLIGQDPLQIERHWQVLTKGGFYRGGPVLSSAVAGLDHALWDIAGKVYGAPVAALLGGRVRDRVRVYAWVGGDEPSSIGDAVAEQVAAGMTAVKMNASGQIQASPSVAEVNDIVTRLAAAREVLGDTRDVAIDLHGRVGVAGARRILHAVEDLQPMFVEEPVLPEQMAHLSSVVEASTIPIALGERLYHRSEFMAPLNAGVAVVQPDVSHAGGISELRRIAVLADAHGAMLAPHCPLGPISLAASLQVSFATPNFLIQEQSRGIHYNVSSDLTAYVVDPAPFTWVNGHAEWNPLPGLGITVDEDAVRAADKTGHAWRNPVWTHSDGSFAEW; translated from the coding sequence GTGAAGATCGAGAAGATCGAGACGTTCCTCGTCCCGCCACGCTGGCTGTTCTGCCGGGTCGAAACCAGCGACGGCGTCGTCGGCTGGGGCGAGCCGGTCGTCGAGGGTCGCGCCGAGGTGGTCCGGGCCGCGATCGACGTCCTCGCGGAGTACCTGATCGGCCAGGACCCGCTGCAGATCGAGCGGCACTGGCAAGTGCTGACGAAAGGCGGGTTCTACCGCGGCGGGCCGGTGCTGAGCAGCGCGGTCGCCGGTCTCGACCACGCGCTGTGGGACATCGCCGGCAAGGTGTACGGCGCTCCTGTCGCGGCACTGCTCGGCGGACGTGTTCGCGATCGGGTCCGCGTGTACGCGTGGGTCGGCGGGGACGAACCGTCCTCCATCGGTGACGCCGTCGCCGAGCAGGTCGCGGCCGGTATGACCGCCGTCAAGATGAACGCCAGCGGTCAGATCCAGGCCTCGCCATCGGTTGCCGAGGTCAACGACATCGTCACCCGGCTGGCCGCCGCCCGCGAGGTGCTCGGTGATACCCGCGACGTCGCGATCGATCTGCACGGGCGCGTCGGCGTGGCCGGTGCGCGGCGGATCCTGCACGCGGTCGAAGATCTCCAGCCGATGTTCGTCGAGGAGCCGGTGCTACCGGAGCAGATGGCGCATCTGTCGTCCGTCGTGGAGGCCTCGACCATCCCGATCGCGCTCGGTGAACGGCTCTACCATCGCTCCGAGTTCATGGCGCCCCTGAACGCAGGCGTCGCCGTCGTGCAGCCGGACGTGTCGCATGCGGGCGGGATCTCGGAGCTGCGGCGGATCGCCGTACTCGCGGATGCTCATGGCGCGATGCTCGCGCCGCACTGTCCGCTCGGGCCGATCTCGCTGGCGGCTTCGCTGCAGGTCTCGTTCGCGACGCCGAACTTCCTGATCCAGGAGCAGAGCCGCGGTATCCATTACAACGTGTCAAGTGACCTCACGGCGTACGTCGTGGATCCGGCGCCGTTCACCTGGGTCAACGGCCACGCGGAGTGGAATCCCCTGCCAGGCTTGGGAATCACGGTCGACGAGGACGCCGTTCGCGCCGCCGACAAGACCGGTCATGCCTGGCGCAACCCGGTGTGGACCCACTCCGACGGCTCCTTCGCCGAGTGGTGA
- a CDS encoding bifunctional 4-hydroxy-2-oxoglutarate aldolase/2-dehydro-3-deoxy-phosphogluconate aldolase: protein MDLLAELRTRKLLAIIRADGADSALACVETLVEAGVTALEISLTTPGGVEAIAKARSQYDPHILIGAGTVVTAAQADEVAAARAGFVVTPAITRGAHRAVQLGLPLLCGALTPTEVVAALDLGATAVKIFPAKLHGPGYFSELRAPLPDAPLIAVGGVDAQSAPQYLSAGALAVGVGSPLLGDAGNGGSLAELAIRASTFRTELGV from the coding sequence ATGGACCTGCTTGCCGAACTCCGGACCCGGAAGCTGCTCGCGATCATCCGCGCCGACGGGGCCGACAGCGCGCTGGCCTGCGTCGAGACGCTCGTCGAGGCCGGCGTCACCGCGCTGGAGATCTCGCTCACCACGCCCGGCGGCGTCGAGGCGATCGCCAAGGCGCGTTCGCAGTACGACCCGCACATCCTGATCGGCGCCGGTACGGTCGTCACGGCCGCCCAGGCCGACGAGGTCGCCGCCGCCCGCGCGGGCTTCGTCGTCACCCCGGCGATCACGCGCGGCGCGCACCGCGCGGTCCAGCTCGGCCTGCCACTCCTCTGCGGCGCCCTCACCCCCACCGAGGTCGTCGCTGCCCTGGATCTCGGCGCCACCGCGGTGAAGATCTTCCCCGCCAAGCTCCACGGCCCCGGGTACTTCAGCGAACTCCGCGCCCCGCTGCCCGACGCACCGCTGATCGCTGTCGGCGGCGTCGACGCTCAGTCCGCGCCGCAGTACCTGTCCGCGGGAGCGCTTGCCGTCGGCGTGGGTTCTCCGCTGCTCGGTGATGCGGGCAATGGTGGGTCCCTGGCCGAGCTCGCGATCCGCGCCAGCACCTTCCGCACCGAGCTCGGCGTCTGA